A window of Caldilineales bacterium genomic DNA:
GATGCCCTCGTGCTCGGCATAGCTGTCGCCGCTGGTCGTGTTGGCGTCCTCGGCTTCGAAGCGGTAGCGGCTGCCATCGCTCGCACGCAATTCGACATAATCGTAAACGGCGTCATGGCCGGGCGCCGGCCCCACCTGCAGGCGGAAGTCGCCGTCCCGGACTTCTTTCTGGCCGAGGCTGATTTCCCACAGCGAACTGTCGGTGTTGCCGAGGAAGGTCTGTTCAGGGCTAAAGGCCGTCCCTGCGGCCGTGTAGGCGGGGAAGACGGGCGCCGACGGGGCGTTGGGCTGCGGCTGGTCGGGCGGGACCTGGGGCGGTTCGCCGGGCGCGGGGGTGGCAAGGGGGATGGCTTCGGTGGTCGGGATGCCTTCGAGGACGGTGTAGCTGGTGAAGGCAGGCGCGCCCGTGCCGTAGAAATGATCCTCGATCCGGCCGCTGGGCCAGCGCTGTTGGAGCAGCGGCAGCCGATCGAGATGGTTGGGGGTGAGGATCCAGATGAAGGGCGGGCCGGGGCAGCGTTCGATCAGTCCGTTGGGGGCGTCGGCAGGGAGATCGACCATCTGCCGCGGCCAGGCCAGGAAGTAGGTCTCGCGCACTTGCAGGGCCATCGGGTCCGAGAACATGCAGGCGGCGATGTGGGTGGGCAGGGTGTAGAGAAAGCGGCCGACGAAGGCCTGCGAGCGGGCGTTGTTTTTGACCGCTTCGTAGTACTGGCCCCAGTTCAGGCGGCCGGCGAAGATGAGGAGGGCGGCGGCGGCAGCAGCCAGGACGAGGTCGGCGGCGCGACGGCGGCGTGGGGCGGCCAGCTGGCTCAGCGCCGTCCACAGCCGGTCGAGGGGGAGGGCGGCGACGAGGGCGGCGGCAGGGAGGACGCCGACCAGCCGCGGCCAGAAGGGAGCGTCGCCGGTGAGGATGCTGCCGTTGACGACCATCACCAGCAACCAGACGAAGTTGAGGCCCAGGCCAGGGTGTCGCCAACGGCGCAGGCTGTAGGCGGCGCCCAACACCACCAGCGGCGAGAGCAACGAGCTGAACATGGGGTGGGGGAAGCCGAACTGGGTGCTCGAGTCGATGGCGCGGTTGAACATCAACAGCGACAGTTTGGTCTGCTGCCAGAGCACCTGCATGGGAGTCTGCAGCCCGTACTTGCCCTTGAGATGGGTCATCACCGGCTCGAAGAAGAGCCACACGGCCCGGCTGCGTTCCAGGAAGGGTTCGGGGAAGCGGTAGTAGTAGATGAGGTTGGGGCCGAGGGTGAGGACGATGGCGGCGAGCGCCAGCCCCAGGCCCAGCCAGTTATCTCGCAGCCACTGCCGGCGCACCAGCAGCAGGTAGAGGAAGGCAAGGGCAAGGATGACGACGATCACGCGCCCCGAGTAGTACATCTGCAAGCCAAAGCCCAGCAGCAGCCCGGCCAGCGCCAACGACTGCGGCCGCCGGGCGCGCAGGCCATCGGCCAGGAAGAAGGCCCCGAACAAGGCAAACGGCCAGGGGTCCATGTAGGCCGCCAGCCGCGAGAAGTGGATGTGGGGGATGTTGACGGCGAGGATGGCGACGGCCAGGGCGGCCAGGCGGTGCGAGTCGAACAGCCGCCAGGTCAGCAGATAGAGGCCGAGCAGACTGAGCATCCCCGCCACGACGGCGCTCATGTTGAGACCGAAGAGGTTGTCGCCGAAGACGCGCAGGCCAAAAGCCGCCGGCAGAAAGCCGAGGATGGGGATGTTGGCCCAGCCTTCGTGGAAGAGGCTGCGGCTGGACGAGGCCAGCCAGTCGCGGGCTTGCAGGCCCATGGAGGCCATGTCGCCGTGGAGGTCGTCGGGGATGGTTTCCAGGCGGTTGAAGCGGAGCCAGAAGGCGGCCAGGAGGATGACGGTCAGGATGGCGACCTGCGGCCAGTGGAAGGCGGGGGAGTGTTCGGCCCGACTATCGCCGGCGCGACGGACGGCCGGCCAGAGCACTTGCCCGACCAGGAAG
This region includes:
- a CDS encoding glycosyltransferase family 39 protein, coding for MLALAALPFAYALVRFARQGEDATVRWFWLAGLGLFLVGQVLWPAVRRAGDSRAEHSPAFHWPQVAILTVILLAAFWLRFNRLETIPDDLHGDMASMGLQARDWLASSSRSLFHEGWANIPILGFLPAAFGLRVFGDNLFGLNMSAVVAGMLSLLGLYLLTWRLFDSHRLAALAVAILAVNIPHIHFSRLAAYMDPWPFALFGAFFLADGLRARRPQSLALAGLLLGFGLQMYYSGRVIVVILALAFLYLLLVRRQWLRDNWLGLGLALAAIVLTLGPNLIYYYRFPEPFLERSRAVWLFFEPVMTHLKGKYGLQTPMQVLWQQTKLSLLMFNRAIDSSTQFGFPHPMFSSLLSPLVVLGAAYSLRRWRHPGLGLNFVWLLVMVVNGSILTGDAPFWPRLVGVLPAAALVAALPLDRLWTALSQLAAPRRRRAADLVLAAAAAALLIFAGRLNWGQYYEAVKNNARSQAFVGRFLYTLPTHIAACMFSDPMALQVRETYFLAWPRQMVDLPADAPNGLIERCPGPPFIWILTPNHLDRLPLLQQRWPSGRIEDHFYGTGAPAFTSYTVLEGIPTTEAIPLATPAPGEPPQVPPDQPQPNAPSAPVFPAYTAAGTAFSPEQTFLGNTDSSLWEISLGQKEVRDGDFRLQVGPAPGHDAVYDYVELRASDGSRYRFEAEDANTTSGDSYAEHEGIDGHWWLQAYGPFSGGQGLVAHKNESVPVLITAAPAPDGVYEVVIGSFGGDPANGVFALGVIWEP